A window of the Sporosarcina sp. FSL K6-2383 genome harbors these coding sequences:
- the mreD gene encoding rod shape-determining protein MreD, which produces MIRFVIPLIAVILFFLEPVFSLFSPIEIGGMRYTLVPRFVIVYLIFIAVYYNQRNAIIYGIVLGLLYDMFHIDIIGLYAFLFPLVCYIATLIIHQIHRHILTVMFLALFLIAVLELLSYFFASLVSLTSIGFDEFITDRLIPTMIANSVFVGMFGLLFKNFIDKKGLQRQGAID; this is translated from the coding sequence ATGATCCGATTCGTCATCCCTCTCATTGCCGTTATATTATTTTTCCTGGAGCCTGTCTTTAGTCTTTTTTCACCTATTGAAATCGGTGGAATGCGATATACGCTTGTTCCACGCTTTGTTATCGTGTACCTTATCTTTATAGCGGTTTATTATAATCAGCGAAATGCTATCATCTATGGAATTGTGCTTGGACTCTTGTATGATATGTTCCACATTGATATTATTGGACTATATGCATTTCTTTTTCCGTTAGTTTGTTATATCGCTACGCTAATTATTCACCAGATTCATCGACATATTCTTACGGTGATGTTTTTAGCGTTATTTCTGATAGCTGTACTTGAGCTACTGTCCTACTTTTTTGCGAGTCTTGTTTCATTGACATCAATCGGATTTGACGAATTCATTACGGATAGGCTTATCCCTACAATGATTGCCAATTCTGTTTTTGTCGGCATGTTCGGTTTGTTATTTAAGAATTTTATAGATAAAAAAGGATTGCAACGCCAAGGCGCAATTGATTAG
- a CDS encoding ribosomal-processing cysteine protease Prp has translation MIKIIINEQSSGHIHSFEMKGHADFAEHGKDLVCAGASAVSFGAVNAIIALTGKTPDIHQGADGGYLKVIFPENDEKDYDIQLILKAMIVSLQTIEQDYGQHIKLIFNK, from the coding sequence ATGATTAAAATCATCATCAATGAACAATCTTCAGGCCACATCCATTCATTTGAGATGAAAGGTCACGCTGATTTCGCGGAACATGGAAAAGACCTTGTCTGTGCAGGAGCATCTGCAGTATCTTTTGGTGCTGTCAATGCCATCATTGCACTTACAGGAAAAACCCCTGACATCCATCAAGGAGCAGACGGTGGTTATTTGAAAGTCATATTCCCGGAAAACGACGAAAAAGATTACGATATACAGTTAATCCTAAAAGCGATGATTGTGTCATTACAGACGATTGAACAAGACTATGGGCAACATATAAAACTCATCTTCAACAAGTAG
- a CDS encoding YebC/PmpR family DNA-binding transcriptional regulator yields MAGHSKWKNIQNRKGAQDAKRGKIFQKMSKEIFVAAKSGGPDVALNAALRLAVEKAKSVNVPNDVIKRAIDKATGAGADENYEEVIYEGYGPGGVAVLVYCLTENRNRTAPNVRVAFNKNGGSLGESGSVGYMFDRKGRLFIERTDNTDEDTVMMAALEAGADDIESTEEGFEIVTQPSEFLTVKEALEAEGIAFISAEIEMIPSMYTELSIDNEELFDKMLEALEDDDDVQDIYHNAAE; encoded by the coding sequence ATGGCAGGCCATTCCAAGTGGAAGAATATTCAAAATCGTAAAGGTGCACAAGATGCGAAACGGGGTAAAATTTTTCAAAAGATGTCTAAAGAAATCTTTGTAGCTGCAAAATCGGGCGGACCAGATGTTGCGTTGAACGCTGCACTTCGTCTTGCTGTTGAAAAGGCGAAAAGTGTCAACGTTCCAAATGACGTTATTAAACGTGCGATCGACAAAGCAACGGGTGCTGGAGCCGATGAAAACTACGAAGAAGTGATCTATGAAGGATACGGGCCGGGCGGAGTCGCTGTACTTGTCTATTGTCTAACGGAAAACCGTAACCGAACAGCTCCAAACGTGCGTGTCGCATTTAATAAAAATGGCGGCAGTCTTGGAGAAAGTGGTTCAGTCGGATACATGTTTGACCGCAAAGGACGTCTTTTCATTGAACGGACTGATAATACGGATGAAGACACAGTGATGATGGCGGCTCTTGAAGCAGGTGCGGATGATATCGAATCGACAGAAGAAGGCTTTGAAATTGTGACGCAACCGTCTGAATTTTTAACAGTGAAGGAAGCACTTGAGGCGGAGGGGATTGCTTTCATTTCAGCAGAAATTGAGATGATTCCGTCGATGTACACAGAGCTTTCAATTGACAATGAAGAGCTGTTTGACAAGATGCTCGAAGCGCTCGAGGATGACGATGACGTCCAAGATATCTATCATAATGCGGCGGAGTAA
- the obgE gene encoding GTPase ObgE — protein MFVDHVKIYVKGGDGGDGMVAFRREKYIAYGGPAGGDGGKGADVVFVVDEGLRTLMDFRYQRHFKAPRGEHGGSKSMHGKSAADMVVKVPPGTVVMDVETGTIIADLVEHGQTAVIAKGGRGGRGNCRFATPQNPAPELSEKGEPGVDREISLELKVLADAGLVGFPSVGKSTLLSVVSSAKPKIADYHFTTLVPNLGMVETEDHRGFALADLPGLIEGAHEGIGLGHQFLRHIERTRVIIHVVDMSGLEGRDPYEDFITINEELAQYNLRLTERPQIIVANKMDMPDAEDNLRVFKEKLANPDALIFPISAITRKGLDELLFAVVDLLEVTPEFPMHEIKDEEEHSVLYKHESEVDFEVTRDDDGAFVLSGYTIERLFRMTDFNFDQSVRKFARQMRGMGVDDALRERGAKDGDTVRILEFEFEFLE, from the coding sequence ATGTTTGTCGATCACGTAAAGATTTATGTAAAAGGTGGTGACGGTGGTGATGGAATGGTTGCGTTCCGTCGCGAGAAGTATATCGCATATGGCGGTCCAGCCGGTGGAGATGGTGGTAAAGGAGCGGACGTCGTATTCGTTGTCGATGAAGGCCTGCGTACACTGATGGACTTCCGTTACCAGCGTCATTTTAAAGCACCACGCGGAGAGCATGGCGGCAGTAAAAGTATGCACGGGAAAAGTGCGGCGGATATGGTTGTCAAAGTTCCGCCGGGCACAGTCGTGATGGATGTAGAAACAGGTACAATCATTGCTGACCTTGTTGAACATGGACAAACGGCTGTTATTGCAAAGGGAGGCCGTGGAGGTCGTGGGAACTGTCGATTTGCGACGCCACAAAACCCAGCGCCTGAGCTATCTGAAAAAGGAGAACCAGGTGTCGACAGGGAAATTAGCTTGGAATTGAAAGTACTTGCGGACGCAGGACTTGTCGGCTTCCCAAGTGTCGGGAAATCAACGTTATTATCAGTAGTTTCTTCTGCGAAGCCTAAAATTGCCGATTATCATTTTACGACATTGGTACCGAACTTAGGAATGGTTGAAACAGAAGATCATCGTGGCTTTGCACTCGCTGATTTACCTGGTTTGATTGAAGGGGCACATGAAGGAATTGGTCTAGGTCATCAGTTTTTACGGCATATAGAGCGGACACGGGTTATTATCCATGTCGTTGATATGTCTGGACTGGAAGGACGCGATCCATACGAGGATTTCATAACAATCAATGAGGAATTGGCGCAATATAATTTACGTTTGACAGAGCGCCCGCAGATTATTGTTGCAAATAAAATGGACATGCCTGATGCGGAAGATAATCTCAGAGTGTTTAAGGAAAAACTAGCTAATCCAGATGCTTTAATATTCCCGATTTCTGCCATCACAAGAAAAGGGTTGGATGAGTTATTGTTTGCAGTTGTTGATTTACTGGAAGTGACGCCTGAATTCCCAATGCATGAAATTAAAGATGAAGAAGAGCATTCTGTTCTTTACAAGCATGAGTCAGAAGTTGACTTTGAAGTAACTCGTGATGATGACGGTGCATTCGTTTTATCTGGTTACACGATTGAGCGTCTATTCAGAATGACAGACTTCAACTTCGATCAGTCTGTTCGTAAATTCGCAAGACAAATGCGTGGTATGGGTGTCGATGACGCTCTTCGCGAACGTGGTGCGAAAGATGGCGATACAGTTCGCATTCTTGAATTTGAATTTGAGTTCCTCGAATAA
- the rpmA gene encoding 50S ribosomal protein L27 produces the protein MLRLDLQFFASKKGVGSTRNGRDSHSKRLGAKRADGQFVSGGSILYRQRGTKIHPGENVGRGGDDTLFAKVDGVVRFERFGRDKKKVSVYPEVQEA, from the coding sequence ATGCTACGTTTGGATCTCCAGTTTTTTGCATCGAAAAAAGGGGTAGGTTCTACTCGGAACGGTCGTGACTCTCACTCGAAACGTCTTGGCGCAAAACGCGCTGATGGACAATTCGTGTCAGGCGGATCAATCCTTTATCGTCAGCGCGGAACGAAAATTCACCCAGGTGAAAACGTCGGTCGCGGTGGTGACGATACACTTTTCGCAAAAGTTGACGGCGTCGTTCGTTTTGAACGTTTTGGCCGTGACAAAAAGAAAGTTAGCGTTTACCCTGAAGTTCAGGAAGCGTAA
- the rplU gene encoding 50S ribosomal protein L21, with product MYAIIETGGKQIKVEQGQEIYIEKVAGEADEVVTFDKVLFVGGENVKVGAPFVEGATVTGKVVKQGRAKKITVYKYKPKKNYHRKQGHRQPYTKIVIDGINA from the coding sequence ATGTACGCAATCATTGAAACTGGTGGAAAACAAATCAAAGTTGAACAAGGCCAGGAAATCTACATCGAAAAAGTAGCTGGTGAAGCTGACGAAGTCGTCACTTTTGACAAAGTTCTATTCGTAGGTGGAGAAAACGTGAAAGTCGGCGCTCCATTCGTGGAAGGTGCTACTGTAACGGGTAAAGTTGTTAAACAAGGTCGTGCTAAAAAGATCACTGTTTACAAATACAAGCCGAAAAAGAACTATCACAGAAAACAAGGTCATCGTCAGCCATATACGAAAATCGTCATTGACGGTATTAACGCGTAA
- a CDS encoding ACT domain-containing protein produces MKQLGAGHFYLVREDVLTESMQKMLEAKRLLASGEESTIQDATKRVGLSRSAFYKYRDTVFPFESIARERILTIFIQLEDRKGSLATLLQIISGAKCNVLTIHQTIPVQARANITLSLDVTEMEIKMEEFLQRLKVPDFVDSVNLISSGSL; encoded by the coding sequence ATGAAGCAATTGGGGGCAGGTCATTTTTACCTTGTTAGGGAAGATGTGCTGACGGAATCAATGCAGAAAATGCTAGAGGCAAAAAGACTTTTGGCGAGTGGAGAAGAATCGACGATACAAGATGCTACAAAAAGGGTCGGCCTATCTCGTAGTGCTTTTTATAAATACCGCGACACTGTTTTTCCTTTTGAGTCAATTGCGCGCGAACGAATCCTAACGATCTTCATCCAACTTGAAGATCGAAAGGGGTCGCTTGCGACATTGTTGCAAATTATTTCAGGGGCAAAATGCAATGTTTTAACGATTCACCAAACAATACCTGTGCAAGCACGTGCTAATATTACATTGTCGCTTGATGTGACAGAAATGGAAATCAAAATGGAAGAGTTTCTGCAACGTTTAAAAGTACCTGACTTTGTAGATTCAGTTAACTTGATCAGCTCAGGTTCGTTGTGA
- a CDS encoding phosphotransferase: MALEEKFEKIKDNVWKMEREGRYFSAKRYQSGSTARKVNHIHDVLQEMAFPHIVSVVSEEDRMLFIQPWLEGAKAVNFKKRADRTDSLAALHALHETKAKHDWLASSYLHPYPLLMKWEDRIIRFRELSSAIEAYIGKGQVDEILFYALNAISIVKRTYRDHLNGTLLHGDVVHHNILRDSMGIIRFIDFDLACTGPAGTEIALWIHRVLPQIDYDIDFLFGEQPSLQKLDQSSKTLLLFPNELLREWLYFFTLSPSSRERQAKQLIPFTESALSHWPKLWYDVERINI; the protein is encoded by the coding sequence ATGGCGCTGGAAGAAAAATTCGAAAAAATAAAAGATAATGTATGGAAGATGGAGCGAGAAGGGCGGTATTTTTCGGCAAAGCGCTATCAATCAGGCTCTACCGCTAGGAAGGTCAATCATATACATGATGTGCTCCAAGAGATGGCGTTCCCACATATAGTTTCTGTTGTTTCTGAGGAAGACCGTATGCTATTTATCCAACCGTGGTTGGAGGGGGCCAAGGCGGTTAATTTCAAAAAAAGGGCTGATCGAACGGACTCACTTGCGGCTCTTCACGCCCTTCATGAAACAAAAGCGAAACACGACTGGCTCGCCTCATCTTATTTGCATCCTTATCCTCTGCTAATGAAGTGGGAGGATCGAATCATTCGTTTTCGTGAATTGAGCAGTGCAATTGAGGCATATATTGGAAAAGGTCAGGTTGACGAAATTTTGTTTTACGCATTGAATGCGATAAGTATTGTTAAAAGGACATATCGGGATCATTTGAATGGTACGTTATTGCATGGAGATGTAGTGCATCATAATATACTGCGTGATTCGATGGGTATTATCCGCTTCATCGACTTTGATCTTGCATGCACTGGACCCGCTGGTACTGAAATTGCGCTCTGGATTCATCGCGTGTTACCGCAAATTGATTATGATATTGACTTTTTGTTTGGTGAACAGCCATCTTTACAAAAGTTAGATCAGTCATCTAAAACGTTACTTCTTTTTCCGAATGAATTACTGCGCGAGTGGCTGTACTTCTTCACACTTTCCCCATCGAGTAGGGAGAGACAGGCGAAGCAGTTAATCCCTTTTACAGAGTCCGCACTCTCACATTGGCCGAAATTATGGTATGATGTAGAACGGATTAATATATAG
- the minD gene encoding septum site-determining protein MinD, whose product MGEAIVITSGKGGVGKTTTSANLGTALALQGKKVCLIDTDIGLRNLDVILGLENRIIYDLVDVVEGRCKVQQALVKDKRFEDGLFLLPAAQTTDKNAVNPEQMKLLVTELKRDYDYILIDCPAGIEQGFKNAVAGADRAIVVTTPEISAVRDADRIIGLLEQEDIDPPKLIINRIKRQLISSGEALDVNDITSHLSIDLLGIVLDDENVISSSNKGEPIVMDPSNPAAIGYRNIARRILGESVPLMSLDTGKPGFFDKIKLIFAK is encoded by the coding sequence GTGGGAGAAGCGATTGTAATAACATCTGGTAAGGGTGGTGTCGGAAAAACGACGACATCCGCAAATCTGGGAACTGCATTGGCCCTTCAAGGTAAGAAAGTCTGTCTCATTGATACCGATATTGGACTTCGGAATCTAGATGTCATTCTCGGACTTGAGAACCGAATTATCTATGACCTTGTCGATGTGGTTGAAGGACGCTGTAAGGTGCAGCAGGCTCTTGTGAAAGATAAACGTTTTGAAGATGGTTTGTTTTTATTGCCAGCTGCGCAGACAACTGATAAAAATGCAGTGAATCCGGAGCAAATGAAATTGTTGGTGACGGAGCTAAAGCGGGATTATGATTATATTTTGATAGATTGTCCTGCTGGTATTGAACAGGGTTTTAAAAATGCTGTCGCGGGAGCGGATCGTGCGATTGTCGTGACGACTCCGGAAATTTCAGCTGTTCGTGATGCGGATCGTATTATTGGTCTGTTGGAGCAGGAAGATATTGACCCGCCAAAACTCATTATTAATCGCATTAAACGGCAATTGATTTCGTCAGGTGAAGCACTCGATGTTAACGACATCACATCCCATTTGTCGATTGATTTACTGGGCATTGTGTTGGATGATGAAAATGTTATCTCTTCTTCGAATAAAGGGGAGCCAATCGTCATGGACCCATCTAACCCGGCAGCAATTGGTTATCGTAACATTGCTCGCCGTATCCTTGGCGAATCTGTCCCACTTATGTCGCTCGACACGGGTAAACCCGGATTTTTCGATAAAATCAAATTGATATTTGCCAAATAA
- a CDS encoding septum site-determining protein MinC, translated as MTKQQYVTIKGTKDGLILRLDDKCAYSDMIAELSRKVEENSLEGLAEVQVHTGSRYCNEDELKEIMGTIHKSPHLRVSKIQSDVITMEECNRKVLEKQSETYIGIVRSGQVVKADGDLVVIGDVNPNGRVVAAGSIFILGRLKGIAHAGVNGNEESVIAASWLEATHLIIADKTETMTDELTVLSERPEMECAYLHPNGSIAINRLQELRVIRPGLSSFKGGS; from the coding sequence ATGACGAAACAGCAATATGTAACAATCAAAGGGACGAAGGACGGTCTAATCCTACGCCTTGACGATAAATGCGCCTATTCGGATATGATTGCGGAGCTTTCTAGGAAAGTAGAGGAAAACAGCTTGGAGGGACTGGCGGAAGTTCAGGTCCATACAGGTAGCCGCTATTGTAATGAAGATGAACTAAAGGAAATTATGGGTACCATTCATAAATCTCCTCATTTACGTGTTTCAAAGATTCAAAGTGATGTCATTACGATGGAAGAATGTAATCGTAAAGTACTGGAGAAACAATCTGAAACGTATATTGGCATTGTCCGATCAGGACAGGTTGTGAAGGCGGATGGGGATCTTGTGGTTATTGGGGATGTCAATCCAAACGGTCGTGTTGTTGCAGCAGGTAGTATATTCATCCTTGGTCGACTTAAAGGGATTGCACATGCGGGCGTCAATGGGAATGAAGAATCAGTCATTGCCGCTTCATGGCTAGAAGCAACACATCTCATCATTGCAGACAAAACGGAAACGATGACAGATGAATTGACAGTCTTGTCGGAGCGTCCAGAAATGGAATGTGCTTATTTGCATCCGAATGGCTCCATTGCCATTAATCGTCTGCAGGAGCTTAGGGTAATTCGACCGGGTCTATCGTCATTCAAAGGAGGAAGCTAA
- a CDS encoding site-2 protease family protein, translating into MKFRLHPVLIPLFLFLIMTGDISVYALLFISLLIHEAGHLIAAYATRMRVRSCIIMPYGGELVISNRQLEPRRNRLIVALGGPLATVFLLGFALWIPFPGDDQVVRIQLVLLALNLLPILPLDGGQAICALLETDGSEYRTRALLLVYSMLVLFAAILLLFCGFPHTSLYIVLAIFLLIQNISAFRFRKYEKAYTEIKLNRLT; encoded by the coding sequence ATGAAGTTTAGGCTCCATCCTGTGCTTATACCCTTATTTTTATTTCTTATTATGACGGGAGATATATCGGTTTATGCGCTTCTTTTCATATCACTACTTATTCACGAGGCGGGTCATCTGATAGCGGCATATGCTACAAGAATGCGCGTTCGATCATGTATCATTATGCCGTATGGCGGTGAATTAGTGATTAGCAACCGTCAATTGGAACCTAGAAGGAATCGGCTGATTGTCGCGCTCGGTGGACCATTGGCAACGGTTTTTTTATTAGGTTTTGCGCTGTGGATCCCGTTTCCTGGCGACGACCAGGTCGTTCGGATTCAACTGGTATTGCTTGCTCTAAATTTGCTGCCAATATTGCCACTTGATGGTGGACAGGCAATTTGTGCGCTACTCGAGACAGATGGTTCCGAGTATCGCACACGTGCACTTTTGCTTGTTTATTCTATGCTCGTTCTTTTTGCTGCTATTCTACTATTATTTTGCGGTTTTCCACATACATCTCTTTATATTGTGCTCGCTATTTTTCTTCTTATCCAAAACATTTCCGCCTTTCGTTTCAGAAAGTATGAAAAAGCATATACTGAAATAAAATTAAATCGGTTGACATAA
- a CDS encoding LysM domain-containing protein — translation MEVHIVVKGDTLWKIARQYGIPFEELKRANAHLANADYIVPGMKIFLPKKVHGGKQEHVKHPDKGKLPVKPSMPAPTHPKPVQPVPRPPAPTHQKPTHPVQSKPKPTPTPKPTPTPPVQVPQPLPQPTPPVPVPVPLPIPTPPAQTIPTPPAQTMPVPPFVQHMHPMIGIPCGWMPIFDADCYPFMHSGQIQAMPQPTPRPSEQLETLPTMPSTQFPMQEESSLYPSRGPAAEPFPLPTPMIDGWQLIESPNQLFEESPNLDLQPAAWCPPEQSYIPQVISPAYQPGYPAMPYPTPQQGCGCGGQQPYQQQPMMMPMYYGHLCNCHSSMQAMPYQMMPTYQGTNWYGSY, via the coding sequence GTGGAAGTCCATATTGTTGTAAAAGGGGATACGCTATGGAAGATTGCGCGTCAATATGGTATCCCGTTTGAAGAGTTGAAGCGTGCTAATGCACATCTTGCCAATGCAGACTACATCGTACCTGGAATGAAAATATTTTTGCCGAAAAAAGTCCATGGAGGCAAGCAAGAACACGTCAAACATCCTGATAAAGGAAAGTTGCCGGTGAAGCCATCAATGCCGGCACCGACACATCCAAAACCGGTTCAGCCAGTACCAAGACCACCCGCACCAACCCACCAAAAACCAACACACCCAGTACAATCCAAACCGAAACCAACGCCAACACCAAAACCAACACCAACACCGCCAGTACAGGTGCCGCAGCCGTTGCCACAACCAACGCCACCAGTACCAGTGCCAGTGCCGCTACCCATACCAACACCACCAGCACAAACCATACCAACACCGCCTGCACAAACCATGCCGGTACCGCCGTTCGTGCAGCATATGCATCCAATGATTGGGATTCCGTGTGGCTGGATGCCGATTTTCGATGCCGACTGCTATCCGTTTATGCACTCGGGACAAATTCAAGCGATGCCGCAGCCTACACCACGGCCTTCAGAGCAACTAGAAACATTACCAACAATGCCATCAACGCAGTTTCCGATGCAGGAAGAGTCATCGCTATACCCTAGTCGAGGACCAGCTGCAGAGCCATTCCCATTACCAACTCCGATGATTGATGGCTGGCAATTGATTGAATCACCTAATCAGCTATTTGAAGAATCGCCGAATCTGGATTTGCAGCCTGCTGCCTGGTGTCCGCCTGAGCAAAGCTACATTCCACAAGTGATATCTCCAGCTTACCAACCAGGCTATCCTGCGATGCCATACCCAACCCCTCAGCAAGGATGCGGTTGTGGTGGACAGCAGCCATACCAACAACAGCCCATGATGATGCCGATGTATTACGGTCATCTATGTAATTGTCATTCATCCATGCAAGCAATGCCTTACCAAATGATGCCTACTTACCAGGGCACTAATTGGTACGGATCGTATTGA
- a CDS encoding Spo0B domain-containing protein has translation MGNDKLTLTEALKFARHDFLNELQLILLYIDLGKLPEAKQKIMDTTDAMRQAAMLEKLGLPAVETWLVTFDWVYSIFPKTLTSTITPGIRNVDDTAVVAYLEQVFRMAEKKVDPTSDYETQIEVNASATSWSITFIVNGVMDHMFAAPETTGSFSVEETISQDQWTFTIRGR, from the coding sequence ATGGGAAACGATAAGCTGACTTTGACAGAGGCGCTGAAATTTGCAAGACATGATTTTTTGAATGAACTTCAGTTAATCTTACTGTATATCGATCTTGGTAAACTACCAGAGGCTAAACAAAAAATTATGGATACGACGGATGCGATGCGCCAAGCAGCTATGTTAGAAAAACTTGGACTACCTGCTGTTGAAACTTGGCTCGTGACGTTTGATTGGGTGTATAGCATATTTCCTAAAACTTTAACATCGACGATTACGCCGGGAATCCGCAATGTAGATGATACAGCAGTTGTAGCTTATTTGGAGCAGGTATTTCGAATGGCGGAAAAAAAAGTGGACCCAACATCTGATTATGAAACGCAGATTGAGGTCAATGCTTCGGCAACGAGCTGGTCGATTACATTCATTGTCAATGGTGTGATGGATCATATGTTTGCAGCGCCAGAAACAACAGGTTCCTTCAGCGTAGAAGAAACAATTTCACAAGATCAATGGACGTTCACAATTCGTGGACGATAG
- the mreC gene encoding rod shape-determining protein MreC: MPRFFSNKRLILLLVGVIVLVALISFSLKDRQNASLPEQIVKDVVGFGQSFFSKPAHYMTGVIGNIDGILNTYEENKRLKMRLSEYASNQAKLTDIQAENERLLGIIGKEDDLRAYNSIHATVISRNPDQWEDKIIIDKGKDHGIEKNMAVITANGLIGKVVLVNKYTSTIELLSTENRNFRVASVIPGEDPAFGLIEGYDRQRSELIMKRIDSSFTIEVGQQVVSSGLGGIFPKGLLIGEVTEISTDDYGLTKLVYIRPAADFRMLDHVMIAKRVSITDEFGTDSDSTEGEEGS; encoded by the coding sequence ATGCCGCGATTTTTTTCAAATAAACGATTGATATTACTGCTCGTCGGCGTAATTGTCCTCGTTGCATTAATATCCTTCTCCCTCAAAGACCGGCAGAATGCCTCACTCCCAGAACAAATTGTGAAAGACGTCGTCGGCTTCGGGCAATCATTTTTCTCGAAGCCGGCGCATTATATGACAGGTGTCATCGGGAATATTGATGGGATTTTGAATACATATGAAGAAAATAAGCGATTGAAAATGAGGCTAAGTGAATATGCCTCCAACCAAGCGAAGCTGACAGATATTCAAGCAGAAAATGAACGGTTACTGGGTATTATCGGCAAGGAAGATGATTTACGGGCTTACAATTCGATTCATGCAACTGTCATTTCTCGTAATCCTGATCAATGGGAAGATAAAATTATTATCGACAAAGGGAAAGATCACGGTATTGAGAAAAATATGGCAGTCATTACGGCAAATGGTTTAATCGGTAAAGTTGTGTTAGTCAATAAATACACATCCACGATTGAATTATTATCGACTGAAAATCGTAATTTTCGTGTAGCTTCAGTTATTCCTGGAGAGGATCCTGCGTTTGGGCTGATTGAAGGGTATGATCGTCAACGAAGCGAGCTTATTATGAAACGGATCGACTCGAGTTTTACGATTGAAGTCGGTCAACAGGTCGTGTCATCTGGTCTTGGTGGAATTTTTCCGAAAGGGCTTCTCATTGGAGAAGTGACAGAAATTTCGACGGATGATTATGGTTTGACGAAGTTAGTCTATATCCGCCCGGCAGCAGATTTTAGAATGCTCGATCATGTGATGATTGCGAAAAGGGTATCCATTACCGATGAATTTGGAACAGATAGCGATAGTACTGAGGGGGAGGAAGGATCATGA
- the pheA gene encoding prephenate dehydratase: protein MTDEKFAPTVAYLGPEASFTHVAASTLFGGTSGLVSHPTIPDCIEAVSAGHVAYAIVPLENALEGSVPLTIDYLFHGSELFINAEISIPIEQHLMINHKQIPFADEIQSINSHPHALAQCHKYLQYNFRRVPLIQTTSTAAAAKYISENPDEKIAAIGNRLAAKKYDLHIMEENIHDFHFNHTRFVVLSLRKECLENEGHSAKLKTTFMVKLPEDDRSGVLHQVLSVFAWRRLNLSKIESRPLKTGLGNYFFIIDVLEAEEHPMMQGAIEELTALNCSVRSFGSYFTYDQLPSHQ from the coding sequence ATGACAGATGAAAAATTTGCGCCGACAGTTGCTTACTTGGGACCTGAAGCGTCATTTACACATGTGGCGGCAAGCACCCTTTTTGGAGGCACTTCGGGCTTGGTATCACATCCGACGATACCTGATTGTATAGAGGCTGTGTCGGCAGGACACGTCGCATATGCCATCGTTCCACTTGAGAACGCCTTGGAAGGCTCTGTGCCACTCACAATAGATTATCTGTTCCATGGGAGTGAGTTGTTCATAAATGCCGAAATTTCAATTCCTATTGAGCAGCATTTGATGATTAATCATAAGCAAATCCCTTTTGCCGATGAAATTCAGTCTATCAATTCTCATCCACATGCACTTGCGCAATGTCATAAGTATTTGCAGTATAATTTTCGGCGTGTACCATTAATTCAAACGACTTCAACGGCTGCTGCAGCAAAATATATTTCTGAAAATCCAGATGAGAAAATCGCAGCTATCGGCAATCGACTAGCGGCAAAAAAGTATGACCTACACATCATGGAGGAAAATATTCATGATTTCCATTTTAATCATACGCGCTTTGTCGTCTTATCCTTGCGAAAAGAGTGCTTGGAAAATGAAGGTCATTCTGCTAAGTTGAAAACGACTTTTATGGTGAAGCTGCCCGAAGACGATCGGTCTGGAGTTCTCCACCAAGTGCTATCCGTTTTTGCATGGCGCAGGTTGAATTTAAGTAAAATTGAATCAAGGCCATTAAAAACGGGTCTCGGCAATTATTTCTTCATCATCGATGTTTTGGAAGCAGAGGAGCATCCGATGATGCAAGGGGCAATTGAAGAGCTTACTGCACTTAATTGTTCAGTGCGTTCCTTTGGCTCATACTTTACATACGACCAATTACCGTCACATCAATGA